Proteins from one Amycolatopsis endophytica genomic window:
- a CDS encoding DUF1203 domain-containing protein — protein MTTAAVAFRVRAIDPGELNCVRSTGLDVSGRPVERIHADGGEPLRCCLRDARTGERCLLFGYEPRLPGNASPYREIGAVFVHARECAGPARSDEYPREWLDRPQVLRAYDDRGWIHPATTVHDGADPVSALRDVLAAPGVVEVHSRTIAYGCFMFVATAV, from the coding sequence ATGACCACTGCTGCTGTCGCGTTCCGGGTCCGTGCGATCGATCCCGGCGAGCTGAACTGTGTGCGCTCCACCGGACTCGACGTGTCGGGTCGCCCGGTCGAGCGAATCCACGCCGACGGTGGGGAGCCGCTGCGGTGCTGCCTGCGTGATGCCCGCACGGGCGAGCGGTGTCTGTTGTTCGGCTACGAGCCGCGGTTGCCGGGGAACGCGAGTCCGTATCGCGAGATCGGTGCCGTCTTCGTGCACGCCCGCGAGTGCGCCGGGCCCGCGCGCTCGGACGAGTATCCGCGGGAATGGCTCGATCGGCCGCAGGTGCTGCGCGCCTACGACGACCGGGGTTGGATCCACCCGGCGACCACCGTGCACGACGGCGCCGATCCGGTCTCGGCGCTCCGGGACGTGCTGGCCGCGCCGGGCGTGGTCGAGGTGCACAGCCGCACCATCGCCTACGGGTGCTTCATGTTCGTGGCCACCGCTGTTTGA